The Deinococcus multiflagellatus nucleotide sequence GAAAACGGGCCACCTCCGCTGTCCGGGACGGACTCGAACCGCCGGCCACCCGATCTGCAGTCGGATGCTCTTCCCCTGAGCTACCGGACCTCTGCAGTGTAGCGGGCCCGGGTCGCCTGCGCCTCTCGTTTGCCCAAAAGGTGGGGGCCGCGTCACCTTGGCAAGGTGGGCGGCCCCCGGCGTTCAGAGCGGACTCGAACCGCTGACCCCTCGCTTGCAAAGCGAGTGCTCTTCCCCTGAGCTACCGAACAGCTTCATTCTATCCCTGCCCCGCCACCTGCGTCGCCTGAATGGCCGTCAGGGCGATGGTGTACACGATGTCGTCCACCAGCGCGCCGCGCGAGAGGTCATTGACCGGCTTGCGCAACCCCTGCAGCATGGGGCCCACCGCCACCACCCCGGCGGCGCGCTGCACGGCCTTGTAGGTGGTGTTACCGGTGTTCAGGTCCGGGAAGATAAAGACGGTGGCGCGCCCGGCCACCGGGCTGCCCGGCGCCTTCTGCTGGCCCACCGACAGCACGCTGGCGGCGTCGTACTGCATGGGGCCGTCCACCACGATGTCGGGGCGGCGCTCGCGTACCAGTGCGGTGGCGGCCTTGACCTTCTCCACGTCCTCGCCACTGCCCGATTCCCCGGTGGAATACGACAGCATCGCCACTCGGGGCGTAATCCCGAAGGCACGGGCACTGTCGGCGCTCTGAATGGCGATATCGGCCAGTTCCTCGGCGCCCGGGTTGGGGTTGATGGCGGCGTCGCCGTACACCAGCACCTGTTCGGGCATCAGCATGAAAAATACTGAACTCACCAGCCCGGCCCCCGGCGCGGTCTTGATCAGCTGCAGCGCCGGGCGCACGGTGTTGGCGGTCGTGTGAATGGCGCCGGACACCAGCCCGTCCACCTCGCCCAGCGCCAGCATCATGGTGCCCAGCACCACAGTGTCTTCCAGCTGTGCCTCGGCCTGCGGGGCGGTCAGGCCCTTGCTTTTGCGCAACTCCACCATCGGGGCCACGTACTCGTGGCGCACGGTGTCCGGGTCCAGAATCTCCAGGCCCTCGGGCAGCACAAGGCCCTGGCCCTCGGCCACCTGCCGCACCCGGTCTGGCTTGGCCAGCAGCACACAGCGGGCAATGCCCTTTTCGGTGCAGCGAATGGCGGCCTTGACCGTGCGCGGCTCGTCGCCCTCGGGCAGCACGATGCGTTTGCCGGCGGCGCGCGCCTTCTGAATCAGCTCGTAGCGAAAGGCGCTCGGCGGCAGGCGCCGCTCGCCGCTGCTGATGGGTGCGCGCAGGCGGGTGCCCAGCGGCACGGTGTCCAGGCGGTCGGCCATGAAGTCCAGAATGCGTTCCATGCGGCTCAGGTCGTCGTGCGGCACCCGGGCGTCCAGCCGCGAGAGGCGAGAAGCGGTCTGAAACGAGTTCGTCTCCACCCGCAGCACCGGCAGGGTGCTGCCCAGCGCCGCGCGGCACAGCCGGTCAATGGACGCCTCGGGGGCGCTGCCCGAGGTGAACATCAGCCCCGCCAGCGGCACCCCGCTGAGGTGCGACAGGGCGGCGGCCATGATCACGTCCTCGCGGTCCCCGGGCGTGACCACCAGCGCGCCGGGCACGAACAGGTGCGCCATCTTGGGCACCGTGCGCGCCGTGACCACGGTGCTGGTCACGCGGCGCAGGGTGGCCTCGCCTTCGTTGACCACCTCGGCCTGCAGGTGCCGGGCCACATCCAGGGTGCGCGGGGCCGTGAGGTCGGCCGAACTGGACACCACGCCCAGCAGCGGCAGTTCCCCGCTGGCCAGCACGCGGCTGCGGGAGCGCAATTCGGCCATCAGGGTGCCGTAGTCCAGCGCGGGCGGCGCAAAGTTCAGCACGTAGCCGCTCAGGCCGCTGCCGTCGCTGCGGCGGTAGCCCTGCGCGGTGATTTCCAGTTCGTCGGCCAGTTCGCCCGCACCCACCCCGGCGAGGCTGGACACCAGCACCGTGTCGGCTTCCAGGTTGCGCGCAAGGCTGGCGTTCAGCGCCGAGGCGTAGGTGTTGCGCTCGGTCAGCGCCAGCCCCTCGGCCACCAGCACGTCGGCGCCGCCTGCCGTGGCCTCGCGGGCCAGGGCCACCACGCTTTCCATCAGGTCTTCTTCCGCGCCGTGGCTCAGCTGTTCTTCGGCCAGGGCCAGGGCAATGGGTTCGGGGGTATTCAGGTGCGCCAGGGTGCGGGCAAAGTGCACGCTGTCGTCGGTGCGCGCCTCATGCGTCTGGGCAATCGGTTTGAGAAACGCCACCTTCAGCCCCTGGCGTTCCAGCGCGCGGGTGAGGCCCAGGGCGGTGCTGGTCAGGCCCACACCGTTGCGGGTGGGCGCCACAAACAGGGTTTTCATGCGGTCTCCTCGGCCAGCAGGGCGCGGGTCTGCTCGGCGATCATGCGTTCCTCGTCCGTGTTGACCACCAGCGCCGGCAGCGCCCCTGGCGGACTAATCAGGCCCGGTTGCCCCCGTACCGCCGCCCGGTTGGCCGCCTCGTCCGCCGCCGCGCCCAGCACCCCCAGGCGCGCCAGCACCGCTGCACGGACAGACGCGCTGTTCTCCCCAATTCCGCCGGTGAACACCAGGGCGTCCACCCGGCCCAGGGCCACCGCCATGCCGGCCATCTGCTTGGCCAGCCGGTACACGAACACGTCCAGCGCCAGCCGCGCGCCTACGTGCCCCCGCCCGGCGGCCTCTTCCAGTTCGCGCATGTCGTTGCTGAGGCCCGAGAGCCCCAGCAGACCGCTCTCCTTGTTCAGGGCCGAGGTGACTTCCGAGAGGCTCAGGCCCGCCTGCCGCGCCACGAAGTCGTGCAGGCCCGGGTCCACGTCGCCGCTGCGGGTGCCCATGACCAGCCCTTCCAGAGGCGTCAGGCCCATGCTGGTGTCCACGCTGCGCCCACCCGCCACGGCACACACGCTGCAGCCGTTGCCCAGGTGGGCGGTGACGAGGTTCAGTTCGGTCAGCGGGCGGCCCAGCGCTTGCGCGCCGCGGGCGGCCACGTAGGCGTGGCTGGTGCCGTGAAAGCCGTAGCGGCGCACCCCGTGTTGGCGGTACCACTCGCCGGGCACCGGGTAGCGGTAGGCCACTTCCGGCATGGTCTGGTGAAAGGCGGTGTCGAAGACCGCCACATGGGCCGCGTCGGGAAAGGCCGCCTGCGCCGCCTCGATCCCGGCGATGTTGGCGGGGTTGTGCAGCGGCGCCAGCGGCACGCAGGCGCGGATCTCGCCCAGCACCTCGTCCGTCAGGCGCACTGGGGCGTGAAAGCGCTCGCCGCCGTGCACCACGCGGTGGCCCACCGCGTCCACCTGCGCCCGCACGCCCAGGTCGTCCAGCGCCCCGGCCAGCACCGCAAAGGCTTCGGCGTAGCTGCCGCCCCCCAGGTCCACGGTGCGCCGCTCGCCCCCTATGTCCAGCCGCGCCGAGGCCCCCGCCGACCCCAGCCGCTCGGCCAGCCCGGAGAGGCCCACGCGATCATCGTCCAGATTGAGCAGGGCAAACTTCACGCTGCTTGAGCCGCAGTTGAGCACCAGCGTCCACATGAGCTGCATTCTGACAGCGGGCGCCAGCGGGGCGGATTTCTCAAGGAATGGCGAAGGCGGGAGGAGGGGGGTCCTCCCGCCGCCTACTCGTGCGGTTATTCGGTGTCTTCGCCGCGCAGATGGGCCACGATGCCTTCGAGGTCACCTGGGGTCAGGTGCTCCATCAGCCACGCCACGGTCACGGGCTGGCCCTGGGCGCGGGTGTTTAGCAGGTCGGCCAGTTTTTCCAGCAGGGCGTCCATCACGGCGTCATCGCTCTCGGCGTCCTGGCCAGCCGAGGCCAGGTCACGTTCTTCTGCCAGCGAGAGGGGCAACGAGGAAAACGAGAGGCCATTGATCTCGAAGGGCGGGCGTTGGGTGGCCTGACGGCCAAATTTGATGGTCTGGGTCATGGGGTCTCCTGTGGAGGGTGGGGATCAGGCGTCAGAAAGAAATTCCACGCCGCCGGTCTTGTCGCCTTCGTACTTCTTGGCCTGTTGAATGGACTCTTCTTCCGAGTGCAGTTGTTGCTTGCCGGTCAGCAGGTCAGGGTTCATCTTGATGCGTTCGGTACTGTCCAGAAGGACCTGATACAGCGCGCTGAGGGTGGCGGTGAAGATAGGCCGCGCCTCGGTGCCTGCGGTGAGCGTGCCGGAAATGGCGAGTTCAGAGATGCCGTTTTCAAAGCAGTACGAAGCGGTATGCAGGGGCGGCTTGCGGTATGCGGCAGCGAAGTAATGAGGGGTGAGGGCATTCTTATCTTTTTGAATGAGCTTTTCAAAGTCGGAGAAGGCGCACCTAAGGATGAATTCGTGGGGCAGCGTGATCAGGCTGACGACGATGGTGGCTCCCCCTACGTCGAAGGCCACATAACCCCTTTCACGATCCACGATTCTGCAACGTCGCACAGTTTTGAAATAGAAAAGAAGCGCATCTGTGGCGTTGGTAAACTTTTTGCCATCGCAAAAAAACAGGAAGTCGCGCGTTGGATAATTACGTTCCTCGGAGCGGTTGAGAAAATAATCAAAGGCAGAAAGCATGTTAAAAATGTGTTTCTCTGGCTGCCCTTGGTAGCGCATCAGTTGGCTGAACCTTACGACGCCCTTGCCCTCGTGTCTGTCAAGGATAAGGGTCATATGGTCAAACTGCATTTTTGCAATCTGTGAGTAAACATCTGCTGAAGCGCTGTTGGTCTGATCAATCTGGAAGGATGAATCTGCTTCAAGCCAAGCGTCATTATTGGCACGTCTCACGAAAACAGAATGACCTCCCAACTCCACAGCGAATTGATCGTTATTCAACTGGTGCAAGGTCTCATTACGCTGGCAATAGGTGAGCGCTGTCTCGAAAGCAGAACCTGAAAATCCCTCTTGAGCAGTATGTTTTTTCAGTCGAAACATAATTCAGGGTCCGGCGACCTTTGGCGCGTCCTCAAGCTGCAAGGGGTCGTTCATGCCAGCTGCTCCAACAGAACTATTCGCCGATTTGGCCGCATCTGTGGCGGCGGCGCCAATCGCCTTTTCACTCAGGTAATCCGGATTGAAGCCCAGGGCGTTGAGGAATGAATCTCGGGCCAGCTTTAGGCCGTTGATTGGTTCCTGCTGCCCGTCAGGTTTGACCATCTCGGTTTTTGCGGCCAGCACCGCTCCCTTTACCGCTTCATTGCTCATAGAGCCGATCATGTGCCCCGTGCCTACCCCTTCACGAATCGCCTTGCTCCACCCCGCGTCCTTTTCCAGCATGGTGCGGTAGGTGGCCCGGGGGCCGAAGGTGAGTAGATTGCCCGCGCCGCGCAGGAGTCTGCGGGCCATCGTTTCCCCACGGCGTTTAGGGGCACCAAAGGCCGCCCGTTTGAGATCGGCGCCAAATCTTCCACGCGCGGCTTTGAGGGCCTGCTGTGCAATGGGCCGCGCCACCAGTTGGTGGTTCGTTTTGACCAGGCCCTGTGCCACGAGCTCCCTCAATCTACTTTGGCTGAAGTGGCTGGGGAGCTTCAACTTGGAGGCCAGGGTCAGAACCTCGCGGTGGTCCATCACCGACACCCGGTCACGCGCAATGTCGAATTGCTTGGCTTTGAGGGCCTTGCGCCCTCCCAACAACAGTTTCGTATCTTTGGCAGCTTTTCCTGCCACGCCCGCACTGCCGTACAGGCTCTGTTTCATCTCGTCCCAGGTTTCTTTAGCCAGTTTAGAGTTGTACTGCTTCATATCCTTCCAAAGCAGTTGGACGCGATTCATCATGGCTTGACGTCCGACGCTTTGCTGAGTCCCCAATGCCGCGCGCGAAGCTGTTTGCGATCCAAGGCGTCCACCAATCACACGCCGCGCCCCCTGGACCAGCCCTTTGCCCATTGGCCGGAGTGCGTAGCGGCCCAGGTTGCCAGCGGCGCCTTTGACCAG carries:
- the pta gene encoding phosphate acetyltransferase gives rise to the protein MKTLFVAPTRNGVGLTSTALGLTRALERQGLKVAFLKPIAQTHEARTDDSVHFARTLAHLNTPEPIALALAEEQLSHGAEEDLMESVVALAREATAGGADVLVAEGLALTERNTYASALNASLARNLEADTVLVSSLAGVGAGELADELEITAQGYRRSDGSGLSGYVLNFAPPALDYGTLMAELRSRSRVLASGELPLLGVVSSSADLTAPRTLDVARHLQAEVVNEGEATLRRVTSTVVTARTVPKMAHLFVPGALVVTPGDREDVIMAAALSHLSGVPLAGLMFTSGSAPEASIDRLCRAALGSTLPVLRVETNSFQTASRLSRLDARVPHDDLSRMERILDFMADRLDTVPLGTRLRAPISSGERRLPPSAFRYELIQKARAAGKRIVLPEGDEPRTVKAAIRCTEKGIARCVLLAKPDRVRQVAEGQGLVLPEGLEILDPDTVRHEYVAPMVELRKSKGLTAPQAEAQLEDTVVLGTMMLALGEVDGLVSGAIHTTANTVRPALQLIKTAPGAGLVSSVFFMLMPEQVLVYGDAAINPNPGAEELADIAIQSADSARAFGITPRVAMLSYSTGESGSGEDVEKVKAATALVRERRPDIVVDGPMQYDAASVLSVGQQKAPGSPVAGRATVFIFPDLNTGNTTYKAVQRAAGVVAVGPMLQGLRKPVNDLSRGALVDDIVYTIALTAIQATQVAGQG
- a CDS encoding acetate kinase; translation: MWTLVLNCGSSSVKFALLNLDDDRVGLSGLAERLGSAGASARLDIGGERRTVDLGGGSYAEAFAVLAGALDDLGVRAQVDAVGHRVVHGGERFHAPVRLTDEVLGEIRACVPLAPLHNPANIAGIEAAQAAFPDAAHVAVFDTAFHQTMPEVAYRYPVPGEWYRQHGVRRYGFHGTSHAYVAARGAQALGRPLTELNLVTAHLGNGCSVCAVAGGRSVDTSMGLTPLEGLVMGTRSGDVDPGLHDFVARQAGLSLSEVTSALNKESGLLGLSGLSNDMRELEEAAGRGHVGARLALDVFVYRLAKQMAGMAVALGRVDALVFTGGIGENSASVRAAVLARLGVLGAAADEAANRAAVRGQPGLISPPGALPALVVNTDEERMIAEQTRALLAEETA